In the genome of Deinococcus sp. QL22, one region contains:
- a CDS encoding DUF6444 domain-containing protein, giving the protein MEAQLAKVLAELQEIKARLGLNSTTSHQPPSQDKPWTPKSERQKTGRSSGAQPGHPGKTLKIVEHPDEIVTLPVTGHCGCGQAWDTVIVSDELARQVLDLPEIRLHAVEYRAQVKVCPSCHHREQASFQLTFLVKCSMAPHPWTGGLPQRGALRSAQTYSKHSGSRLWSKAQ; this is encoded by the coding sequence TTGGAAGCTCAGCTGGCCAAAGTGCTTGCTGAGTTACAGGAGATCAAAGCGCGTCTGGGGCTAAACAGCACAACCTCGCATCAACCTCCGAGCCAGGACAAGCCCTGGACGCCGAAGAGTGAGCGCCAGAAGACCGGCCGGTCTTCTGGCGCTCAACCGGGTCACCCAGGCAAAACGCTGAAGATAGTCGAGCACCCTGACGAGATCGTCACGCTTCCTGTCACCGGGCACTGTGGTTGTGGTCAAGCCTGGGACACGGTGATCGTCAGCGATGAACTGGCGCGGCAGGTTCTGGACCTGCCAGAGATTCGACTTCATGCCGTGGAGTACCGCGCCCAGGTCAAGGTGTGTCCGAGCTGTCATCACCGCGAGCAGGCTTCTTTCCAACTCACGTTCCTGGTCAAGTGCAGTATGGCCCCGCATCCATGGACTGGCGGTTTACCTCAACGCGGTGCACTTCGTTCCGCTCAAACGTACAGCAAACATTCTGGAAGCCGTCTGTGGAGCAAAGCTCAGTGA